In Streptomyces camelliae, the sequence CTCGCGGACCGGCTCGGCACCGACCCCGGACCCGAACTGCGCGCCCTGCACGCCGAGTTGCTGACCGCCGAAGCCCCGGAGCCCCCGAAACCGGAGCCCCGGCCCGCCGTGGGCAACCTGCCCGCCCGGCTCACCTCCTTCGTGGGCCGGGAAGCCGACATCGAGGCCATCGGCGCCGATCTCGCGCGGGCCCGGCTGGTCACCCTGCTCGGGCCGGGCGGCGCCGGCAAGACCCGGCTGTCCCTGGAGGCCGCCGAGGCGGTCCGGCACACCGTCCGGGACGGGGTGTGGCTGGCCGAGCTGGCCCCCGTGGACGACCCCGAGGCCGTACCGCAGGCCGTCGTCACCGCCATAGGTGCCCGCGAGACCGTGCTGCACGGCGCCGGCGTCGAGGGCATGCGCGCGGTCGCCGACCGGCACGACGAACCCCTGGAGCGGCTCCTGGAGCACTGCGCCCGGCGCCGGATGCTGATCATCCTCGACAACTGCGAGCACGTCGTGGAGGCCGCGGCCGAACTGGTGGACCGGTTGCTGTCCCGCTGCCCGGGGCTGGTCGTCCTCGCCACCAGCCGCGAACCCCTCGGTGTGCCGGGGGAGCTGCTGCGGCCGGTGGAGCCGCTGCCGGAGCCGGTCGCGCTGCGGCTGCTGGCCGAGCGGGGCGCGGCGGCCCGGCCCGGGTTCCGTACCGAGGACGATCCGGAAGGCTGCGCCGAGATCTGCCGGCGGCTCGACGGGCTGCCCCTCGCGATCGAGCTGGCCGCGGCCCGGCTGCGCATGCTCACCCCCGGGCAGATAGCGGCCCGGCTGGACGACCGCTTCCGGCTGCTCACCTCCGGCAGCCGTACCGTCCTGCCCCGCCAGCAGACCCTGCGGGCCGTCGTGGACTGGTCCTGGGATCTGCTGGACGCGGACGAACGCGATGTCCTCGCCCGGCTGTCGGTGTTCGCGGGCGGCTGCGACCTGGCCGCCGCCGAGGCCGTCTGCGGCCCGTTCGCGCTCGACGCGCTCGGCTCGCTGGTCGACAAGTCCCTTGTCGTGGCCGTCCCTTCGAGCGACGGGGAGATGCGCTACCGGCTGCTGGAGACCGTCGCCGAGTACGCCGCCGAACGGCTCGCCGAGTCCGGGCGCCGGAGCGAGGCGGAGCGCGCCCATCTGACGTACTACCGCGAACTCGCCCGCGCCACCGACCCGTTGCTGCGCGGCCCCGAACAGCGCACCGCCATCGACCGGTTCCAGCTGGAGTACGAGAACCTGCGCACCGCCCTGCGGCACGCCGTGACCCTCGGCGACGAGCAGGAGGCGCTGTGCCTGGTGCTGTCCCTGCTGTGGTTCTGGCAGATGCGCGACCAGCGCATCGAGACCCGCAACTGGTGCCGGGAGGTCATGGCGCTCGGCCCCGACCCGTTCGCCGCGCCGGCCCGCCCGGCCCGACCGGTGCCGGAGCGCTGCACCGACGCCCCGCCTCCGTACGGCGGCGAGGTCCTCGCCGAGGCCCGGCGCGGTGTCCATCTGGCCCATCTCGCCTGCATGGAGACCGAGTTGGAGGCCTGGCAGACCCCCGAGGCGCAGGCCAAGCTGCGGGTCATCAGCGAGGTGTACGAGCCCGGCCTGCCGCAGACCTGCCGGGCCCCGGGCATGCTGTGGTTCTTCGCCGAGATGCTGACCGGCGGCATGGACCGGCTGCGCACGATCATCGATGCCACCGTGGAGACCTGCCGGAACACCCCCGGTTTCGAGTGGGAGCTGGCCTGCGCCCTCCAGATGCGCGCGGGCCTCCTCGCCAACCGCACCGCCTGGGCGGGCGACGCCTCTCGCGACGCCGACGAGGCGCTGGAGATCTACCGCCGCCTCGGTGACGCGTGGGGCACCGCCGAGGCGCTGTCCGCGCGCGGCGAGGCCCATGAGCGCAAGGGCGCCTACGCTGCCGCCGCCGCCGACTACCAGGCCGCCATCGCGTACGCCGAACGCCTCGGCGCCCGCGCCCAGATGGCCATCCTGCGTGCCCGGCTCGGCAGCGTGCTCATGGAGCAGGGCGAACTGGAGCGCGGCGAGCAGATGCTCCGCGACGTCATCGCCAGTCAGGACGGCGCCCTCAACGAGGCCATGCCCTTCGCCCGGCTGTTCCTCGCCTGCTGGCTCGGCCTGGACGGCCGCACCGGCGAGGCGCGCGAGCAACTCCGGCTGCTGCGCGAGGAGTTCAAGATCGCGCACTTCGTGGTCTTCGACGCGATGATCCTCGTCCAGGAGGCCTGGCTGGACGCCCTCGACCGGCTGGCGGACCCGGCCCTGGCCCGCGTCCGCCAGGCGCTGCGGCTGGCCATGGACCCGCTGTCCGAGGCCATCAGCCCGCACCTGCCCTCCGTTTGCCTCACCGTCGCCGCGATGGCCCTGGCCGAGCGCGGCGAGGCGGGTGCCGTGGCCGGGGCCCGCTGTCTGGGCGCCGCCGACGCCGTGACGCCGCCCGGCCATGTCGTCTCCGGCGTGGAGCGCCGGGTGCACGATCTGACCGAGGCCCGGATCCGCGAGCGGCTCGACGCGGCCGCGTACGCGGCCGCGTACGCCGAGGGCGGTGGCCTCTCCCTCGCGGAGGCCACCGCCCTCGTGTGACGCGCGGGCGTCAGCTCTTCGTACGGAACTTGTGGATGGCGATCGGTCCCATGACCGCCGTGATCGCCACCGACCAGCCCACGGTCACCCACAGATCGTGGGCCACCGGGCCGCCGATCATCAGCCCGCGGGCCGCGTCCGCGAGCGTGGACAGCGGGTTGTAGTCGGTGAAGTGCCGCAGCCAGCCGGGCATCGAGTTCGTCGGCGCGAAGATCGAGGAGCCGAACTGCAGCGGGAACAGCACGAGGAAGCCCACGCCCTGCACCGACTGCGCGTTCTTCAGCATCACGCCGAGGGTGAGGAACACCCACATGATCGAGGAGGCGAACAGCGCGGACAGGCCCACGGTCGCGAACAGTCCGGCCCAGTGGTGGATGTGGAAGCCCACCAGGGCGGAGACGACCATCAGGATGACCGTGGCGAACAGCATCCGCCCCAGCTCCACGGCGATCTTCGCGAACAGCACCGAGCCGCGTCCGATCGGCAGGGTGCGGAACCGGTCCATCACACCGCTGTTGAAGTCCTGGCTGAACCCGGTGCCGACCCCCTGGGACAGGGTCATGCTCATCATCGCCAGCATGCCGGGGATGACGTACTGCACGTACTGGTCCTGGCCGCCGCCCAGCGCCTGGCCGATCGAGCCGCCGAAGACGTACACGAACAGCAGCGTGAAGACGATCGGCATGAACAGCGCGTCGAACATCGACTCCGGGTCCTGGCGGATCCAGAGCAGATTGCGGCGGATGAGCGCGCCGGTGTGCCGCAGATGCCCGCGCAGCGGGATCCGTACGTCGGCGTCGGTGGTCAGGGAGATCGTCATGGTCGTGGCGCTCATACGGCGACCTCCTCGCGGGAGTCGGCGGGCGTGGTCTGCTGCGGGGTGCCGGCCCGGTGGCCGGTGAGGGACAGGAACACCTCGTCCAGGCTGGGCAGTTCGGTGGTGATGGAGGAGATCGTGATGCCGCGCGCGGTGACCGCGCCGACCACGGCGGTCAGCTGCTCGTCGCTGAGGACCGGCACCAGCAGCGAGCCGGTCTCGGGGTCCACGGTGGTGGTGGCGAGCCCGGTGATACCGAGCTCGTCCAGCATGGCGGCGAGCGGCCGCAGCTCGGCCGGGTCGAGGGGCCGCACGCGCAGGGTACGACCGCCGACCTTGGCCTTCAGCTCCTCGATCCCGCCGCCCGCGATGACCTTGCCCCGGTCCACCACGGTGAGCTCGGAGGCGAGCTGTTCGGCCTCCTCCATGTACTGGGTGGTGAGCAGCACGGTGACTCCGTCGCCGACCATGGCCTTGACCTCGTCCCACACCTCGTTGCGGGTGCGGGGGTCCAGCCCGGTGGTCGGCTCGTCGAGGTAGAGAACGGCCGGCCGGCCGATCATGGACGCGGCGAGGTCCAGCCGCCGTCGCATACCGCCGGAGTACGTGCTTGCCGGCCGCTTGGCCGCCTCGGTGAGGGAGAACCGCTCCAGCAGCTCGTCGGCCCGTGCGCGGGCGTCCTTGCGGGGGAGGTCGAGCAGCCGCCCGATCATGTACAGGTTCTCCCAGCCGGGCAGCTTCTCGTCGACGGAGGCGTACTGCCCGGTGAGCCCTATGACCCGGCGCAGCTGCCGGGGCTGGCGTACGACGTCGTAGCCGGCCACGGTGGCCCGGCCGGCGTCGGGGGTGATCAGGGTGGACAGGATCCGTACGAGGGTGGTCTTGCCGGCGCCGTTCGGCCCGAGCACGCCCATCACGGTGCCCTCGCGCACATCCAGGTCGACGCCGTCCAGCGCCTTGGTCTCGCCGTAGTGCTTGACCAGCCCCCGCACCGTCACTGCGCGGCTCTCGCCGACGGGGTTGTCATCGATTCGTGTCATGGCAGAGACGGTGCCAGGGCCTGCCGACAATCCACCGACAGACCACCGACAGCCACCGACAACCTCCCGACGACCACCGCAACCATCGATTGAGGAACCACGACGGCGGGCAACCACCTCCGCGAGAGCGGCTCCGGTTCAGGCGCAAAGGGGGGCAGCCCGCCGACGGGGGAAGATCGGCGGGCTGCCCGGGGTGTTTCCGCAGTGGCTCAGTGGCGACGCCTAGTGGACGGAGTGCTCCTCCAGCGGGAACGTTCCGCCGACGACGTCCTCCGCGAACTCCTTCACCGCGTTCGACATGACCTCACGCAGATCGGCGTACTTCTTGACGAACTTCGGGACCCGCCCGGAGGTCAGCCCCAGCATGTCCGTCCAGACCAGGACCTGCGCGTCCGTCTCGGGCCCGGCGCCGATACCGACCGTCGGGATGTGCAGCACCCGCGTCACCTCGGCCGCCAGCTCCGCCGGAACCAGCTCCAGCACGACGGCGAACGCACCCGCGTCCTGCACCGCCTTGGCGTCCCGCAGCAGCTGCTGCGCCGCCTCCTCGCCGCGCCCCTGCACGCGGTAGCCCATCGCGTTCACGGACTGCGGGGTCAGCCCGATGTGCGCCATCACCGGGATGCCGGACTCCACCAGCAGCCGGATCTGCTCGTGCGAGCGCTCGCCGCCCTCCAGCTTGACCGCGCCGACCCCGGCCTCCTTCACCAGCCGGGTCGCCGAGCGCAGCGCCTGCACCGGGCCCTCCTGGTACGAGCCGAAGGGGAGGTCGCCCACGATCAGGGCGCGCTGGGTGCCGCGCACGACGGCGGCGGACAGCATGGTCATCTCGTCCAGCGTGACGGGTACGGTCGTCTCGTACCCCAGGTGGCAGTTGCCCGCCGAGTCGCCGACCAGGATCACCGGGATCCCGGCCTCGTCGAAGACGGACGCGGTCATCGCGTCGTAAGCGGTGAGCATGGGCCACTTCTCGCCGCGTTCCTTGGCGAGGGCGATGTCGCGCACAGTGATACGGCGTGTGCCCTTGCCCCCGTACAGCGCCTTGCTGCCGTCGGTGGGCCTCGTCTGGGCAGCCGAAAGCTGCGTCATTGCAACGGCTCCTTCAGTCATCTCGTGGCGCCCTTACGGCGTCCCCGGATCGTCTCCATGGTGGCACTTCGTGCCGGGCACGGCCAGGGGGACCCCCTGTGATCCCGTCGAGAACGGCTGCGGTCCCGCCATGTAAGGCCTTGGTAAAGAAATTAGATACGAGACCGTTCCGTATCGAAATGCTCGTAGCCTCGAACACATGACAAGTCCCGTCCCTGCCTCCCGGATACCGGAAGCGGTGCACCGGCGCCGGTGGGCGATCCTCGGTGTGCTGATGCTGAGCCTGCTCATCGTGGTGCTCGACAACTCGATCCTGAACGTCGCGATCAAGACCATCTCCAGCCCGGCGCCCACCGGCCTCGGCGCCAGTCAGGGCCAGATCGAGTGGGCGATCAACGCCTACACCCTCGTCTTCGCCGGCCTGCTCTTCACCGCCGGCCTCGTCGGCGACCGCCTCGGCCGCAAGAAGGTGCTGATCAGCGGCATCGCCGTGTTCGGCATCGGCTCCGCCCTGGCCGCCGAGTCCGGCTCCCCGGGCCAGCTGATCGCCTTCCGCGCCCTGATGGCCCTCGGTGCCGCCTTCGTCATGCCCTCCACCCTCGCCGTGCTGATGAACGTCTTCGAGCGCGAGGAGCAGCCCAAGGCCATCGGCATCTGGGCCGGCGGTGTCGGCCTCGCCATCGCCGTCGGGCCGATCACCGGCGGCGCCCTGCTCGACCACTTCTGGTGGGGCTCGGTCTTCTTCGTGAACGTGCCGATCGTGATCGTCGCGCTGATCCTGATGACCTGGCTGGTGCCCGACTCCCGCGACCCGAAGCCCGGCCGCCTCGATCCGGTCGGCGTGCTCCTGTCCGTCGTCGGTCTCGTCCTGCTGGTCTACGGCGTGATCAAGGGCGGCGAGCTGGCCGACTTCACGGACGCGAAGGTGCTGGCGACCATCGGCGCCGGTCTCGCCGTCCTCGTCGCCTTCGTCGTCTTCGAGAAGCGCAGCGACCACCCGTCCCTGGACGTCACCTACTTCAAGAACAAGATCTTCTCGGCCGCCATGGGCGCCATCGCGCTCTCGTTCTTCGCACTCATGGGCGTCACGTTCTTCGGCGTCTTCTACACCCAGAGCGTGCGCGGCTACTCGCCGCTGGAATCCGGCGTGCTGTTGCTGCCGCTCGCCGCCGCGCAGCTGATCTTCGCACCGCGCGCCCGGCTGCTCGTCGAGCGGTTCGGCAACCGTGCCACCACCACGGCCGGCATGGTGCTGATCGCCGCGACGCTCGCCGCGTTCGCCGGCTTCGAGGCCGACACGCCCATCTGGCTGCTGGAGGTCGTGTTCTTCCTCATGGGCACCGGTATGGCGCACATCATGACGCCGACCTCGGTCGTCATCATGCAGGCCCTGCCCCGCGAGAAGGCCGGCTCCGCCTCCGCGCTGAGCAACACCTTCCGCCAGGTCGGCGGCGCCCTCGGCATCGCCGTGCTCGGCTCGGTGCTCGCCGCGTCGTACCGGAGCGGCATCGAGGACAAGCTCGGCCTGCTGCCGCCCGCCCTGCGCGACAAGGCCGGCGAGTCCATCGAGGCCACCCTCGGCATCGCCGGCAAGCTCGGCCCGCGGGGCCAGGCCCTGGTCGCCCCCGCCGACCACGCGTTCCTGCACGCCATGCACGTCACCGCCCTGTGCGGTGCGGGCATCGCGCTGATCGGCGCCGTGGTGACCGCCCTGTTCCTGCCGGGCCGGCCGACGGCGGGTCAGGAGGGTCGGAAGGAGCCGGAGTTGGTCGCGGTCGGAGACTGACCCGGACCAGCGGTCGTCCAGCGGTCGTCGAGGGGGGAAGGAGGGGTGCTGCGGCACAATCGCCGCAGCACAGTGAGAGGACGGAAACGACGTGACCCCTGCCGACACCGGCATCGACACCGACACCGGCATCGACACCGACACCGGCATCGACACCAGCACCGACACCGGCATCGACACCGGCGTCGGCGGCCGGACGCGACCCTGCGGTGCCGTGCGGGGCAGGCCCCGCAGCGAGGCCGTGGAACGCGCCATCCTCGAAGGCGTGATGAAGCTCCTGGAGGACGGCGTCCCCCTCGCCGAGCTCTCCATCGAGCGCGTCGCACGCACGGCCGGCGTCGGCAAGGCCACCATCTACCGCCGCTGGAGCGGCAAGGAGGAACTGTTCGTCGACGTCGTACGCGCCGCCGAACCCCCCGACCCCGAACTCCCCGGCACCAGCCTGCGCGACGACCTCGTCGTCCTGCTGGAGTCCCTGCGCGTGCGCGGCCTCGCCAGCCGCTCCTCCGCGATCCTGCACAACGTGTACGCCCAGATGAAATCCAGCCCCAAGGTCTGGGCGGCGTACCACGCCGGCGTCATCGCCCCCCGCCGCGACCTCGTCATCGAGGTGCTGCGGCGGGGGCGGGACAGCGGCGAACTCCGGCCGGACATCGATCTGGAGCTGGCCAACGACCTGTTCGTCGGCCCCATGCTCGTCCGCAGCATCCTGCGCCCCGACGGTGAGCTGCCCGAGGGCCTCGCGGAGGAGATCGTCGACACGGTCCTCACCTGCCTACGACCCGTCAGCTCGACAGCCTCGTAGCATCCATGTGCGCGTTTCGTCACAGACCTCAGGGGTCGCACGGCTGAACGGAACTCGCAGCCCCGCGCCGTTCGTCCTCGACTTCCGTACGGCCGTCATGGGACGGCGGGAACGGAGCCGATCATCCCCTAGGGTCGACAGCGGCACGGGGGGACGACGGTGCACGGCAGGCAGTGAGGCAGGCGGTATGGCGCAGCAGGCGTACGTTTCGGAGACGGTGGGCGACGGCAAGGGGCCGAAGCGACCGGGATCCCGGCTCCGACGCCTGGCACAGCGCCTGTTCTCCGGCTGGCGCGGCGACCCGCGCATCTGGCGCCGGGGCATCGTCCTGGCGGTCCTCGCCCTCCTCCTGGCCCTGGTGATGCTGCTGCACTCGCGCATCCCCAACCAGGTGGGCAACCTCGGCAGCCTCACGGAGACCTTCCTGCCCTGGCTGGGCCTGATCGTCCCGCTGCTGCTGCTCTGCGCCCTGATCCGGAAGTCGGCGACCGCGCTCCTCGCGATCCTCCTCCCGGTGATCGTGTGGCTGAACCTCTTCGGGGGTCTGCTCTTCGACCGCACGGGAACGGGCGGCGACCTGATGGTGGCGACCCACAACGTCAACGCCGACAACCCCGACCCGTCGGCGACCGCCCGCGCGGTCGCCTCCTCCGGCGCCGACGTGCTCGCCCTGGAGGAGATCCCGAACACCGCCGTACCCGTCTACGAGAAGGCGCTCGCGCCGACGTACCGGTACCACGCGGTCGTCGGCACGGTCGGGCTGTGGAGCACGTACCCGATGAGCGACGTGCACGCCGTCGACATCAAGCTCGGCTGGGAACGGGCGATGCGCGCCACCGTGGCGACCCCGAAGGGCCCGATCGCGGTGTACGTCGCCCACCTGCCCTCGGTGCGGGTGAAGATGGCGGCGGGCTTCACCGCCCGCCAGCGGGACAAGAGCGCCGACGCGCTCGGCGAGGCCATCGCCGGCGAGAGCCTGAAGCGGGTCGTCCTGCTCGGTGATCTGAACGGCACGATGAACGACCGTTCACTCAACGCGGTCACCTCCCAGATGCGCTCCACGCAGGGCGCGGCGGGCAGCGGCTTCGGGTTCAGCTGGCCGGCGTCGTTCCCGATGGCGCGGATCGACCAGATCATGGTCAAGGGCGTCGAGCCCAGGAGCTCCTGGACCCTGCCGCGCACCGGCAGCGACCACCTCCCGGTGGCGGCCCGTGTGAAGCTGGACACGTCGTCGTAACCCGCTGGAATACTGGGCCTGAGAGGCTTTGTTCCGTAGCTGAACATAGGCTGTGACGGAACTCCGCTCTCTTACTTCGAAAGGCACAGGCCCTTCATGCCCCTGGCCCTGCTCGCTCTGGCCGTCGGCGCTTTCGGTATCGGTACCACCGAGTTCGTGATGATGGGCCTGCTGCCCGACGTCGCGGACGACCTGCACATCTCCATCCCCACGGCCGGTCACCTGGTCTCGGCGTACGCGCTGGGCGTGGTGATCGGCGCCCCCCTGCTGGCCGCCGTGACGGCGCGGATGTCCCGCCGCACGGTCCTGATCGGCCTGATGGGGCTGTTCGTCGCGGGCAACGCCCTGTCGGCGTTCGCCCCCGGCAACGACTCCCTGCTGGCCGCCCGCTTCCTCAGCGGCCTGCCGCACGGCGCCTTCTTCGGTGTGGGCGCGGTCGTCGCCACGTCGATGGTGCCGCCGGAGCGCAAGGCCCGCTCCGTGTCGCTGATGTTCCTCGGCCTGACCGTCGCCAACGTCGCGGGCGTGCCGGTGGCGACCCTGATGGGCCAGCACCTGGGCTGGCGGGCGACCTTCCTCGGCGTGAGCGTGATCGGCCTGGCGGCGATCGCGTCGCTGGCGCTGCTGATCCCGCACGACAGGACGCACGCCGGGTCGACGGGCGGCCTGCGCGGCGAACTGGCCGCACTGAGGTCCCTGCCGGTCTGGCTCGCGCTCGGTACGACGGTGGCGGGTTTCGGCGCGCTCTTCGCGGCCTACAGCTACGTCACCCCGATGCTGACGGAGTCGGCGGGCTACGCGGAGGGCAGCGTGACCCTGCTCCTGGCCCTGTTCGGCGTGGGCGCGACGGCGGGCAACCTGCTGGGCGGCCGGCTCGCGGACCACTCGCTGCGGGGCACGCTGTTCGGCGGCCTGGCCTCACTGGGTGCCGTGCTGCTGCTGTTCCCGGTACTGATGCGGGCGGAGTGGAGCGCGGCGCTGGCGGTGACCCTGCTCGGCATGGCGGCGTTCATCACGGGTTCGCCGCTCCAGCTGATGGTCATGGAGAAGGCGTCGGCGGCCCCCTCCCTGGCCTCCTCCGCCAACCAGGCGGCCTTCAACCTGGCCAACGCCGGTGGCGCCTGGATCGGCGGCCTGGCCCTCGCGGCGGGCTTCGGCGCCACGTCGCCCGCCCTGGCCGGCGCGGCCCTGGCGGTGCTGGGGCTGGGCGTGGCGGGGGTGGCGTACGCGGTGGACCGGCGGCGGGCGACTCCGTCGGTGGGGCGCGTCGTCACGTCGCACGTGCCGGAGGACCTGGCGGCGCTGCACCGCTGACCCCACGGTCAGCGGTGCAGCGGTCAGCCCCTGGGCCCCGTCGTCAAACTCCCTCCCCCAGCCTTCGGCCGGGAGGTGCCCCCAGCCTCGCGACGCCATGCACGCTCCCCCAAGCTCTTCGAGCAGGGGGACCCCCACTCGCCGCACCGGGCCCTGACCCAGGTACGTCCAGTACGAGGGCCAGGGCCCGGCACGCCGATAGCACGCACCTACAGCGACATCAGCTGCTCCGCAGCGGGCGCGAGGCCCGCCCTCCGGGCGGACGGCAGGAGTTTGACGACGGGCCCTAGCAGACGGCCGATGCGGCCGGCCGGAATCTGTGGCTGAAGTCCAGCGGGATGTCCAGGGCCAGGAAGTTCTTGCCGTTTCCCGTCCTGGCGCGCAGGCGGATCCGGTGCTGGGCCACCGGCACCGTCTCGGGAAGCTGCAGGTTCCATGCCTGCCGCCACGGGCCGGCGGGCGGCCTGGGGTCGCCCGACAGTCTCGCGCCCAGGCCCGCCAAGAGATCGGGCAGCCGGTAGCTTCTGTCCAGCATCTTCACCGGGCCGAACTTCATGACCACACTGCAGGTGACCCGGGTCAGGTCGACGGTCTCCTTGAGATGACCGTCGATCTCCCAGCGGACCTGGCGCCCGAGCCACGGCAGTGCGGGGGTCAACCTGATGTCACGGATGTCCAGGACGTAGGTCTCGTCGCTCGCGTCCTCCACCAGGCGCATGGCTCACCTCGCTCACCCTGCGGTGTGTCGTCTCGGTGTCTCGGACAACCCGGGCGCGGCCGGTGCGCGCGCCCACGGGAGGCGCCTCGCGTTCGGCCCAGGGCCGGGGTGTGCGCGGCGCGGGGTTGCCGGACAATGATCGGGACAGGAGCCCCGGCCCGATTCCGGCGGGCCGGGGCTCCACGTGATGCAGTCGGTTCCGGACTAGGCCTCGTGGCCCTTGACCACGCGGAAGCTGGCCAGCACGCCGTCCTCGACCTTGACGCCCTCGGGGGGGCACGCGTGCACGCCGAAGCTGGAGCTGTGGGGGCCGACGGTGGCGATGGGGGCGCCGTTGTCGCAGACCGCTCCGCGGAAGACCTCGACGGTCTTGTGGCTGTCGTTGCGGATGTTCAGGGTCTTGGCACCCAGGCCGCTGATGACGGTGATGCAGTCACCCGGGTGGGGGCTGTACGACCGCTCGTTGATCTCGATCCGGCCCTCGTGCCGGCGGCCCCGGTTCTCCTCCCCCCGGCCCTCGTTGCCCTTGCCCCAGTTCTCGTTGCCCTTGCCGGAGTCGCCGCCCTGCGGCGCGACGAAGGCAGCCGCCGGAGCAGCCTGAGGAACCGGAGCGGAAGCAGCCGAGGCGTACGTGATGCCGGTCGCGGCAAGAGCTGCGGCGGCCCCGACGGCAGCGGTCACCATGGTGGATCGTGCGAGCTTCATGTCGCTTCTCCTGTCTCGTATCTCCGAGGTGCCGGCCCGTCAGCCGGCTCGGGAACGAACATACCCATCGCGGTCATATCAGTCATACCGGAAAGTCGACGTGAGGGCCGATCAGGGTATTTGTGACCTCGGGTGCCGCCCCTCCGGGACGCTGACGTCCGTCTCAACTGGCCGAGAAAAAAAGAATGATTGACGTACTTTTACGCCGTCGGAGTGATCTTCTGACGTCCGCTCATCACAGGTCAGCACGGCGTGTCGCTGCGGATGTGACGCGGTGAGTCGTGTTAGGGCGGGCGCGTAAAAACAAAGGGGGGCGTGAGGTCCACCAGGACCCCACGCCCCCCGCTCCTCAGCGGAGCGTCAGCGCGTCAGCGCGTCAGTGCTTCGCGTACGACTGCACGTAGCCGTTCGCGGGCGTGCCCACGCCGGTCACGTCGTCGTAGCCCTTCGTCGCGGACAGGGAGCTGTCCTTGCCGAGGCTGCGGACCGAGTACAGCAGGCCGCCGGAGGCGTCCAGGCCGTTGGCGAAGTCCACGCGGGCGACCGCCAGGCCGGAGCCTGTCGGGTTGTCCGTGACGTCGTGGAAGACGCCCTTCTTGTAGTCGGCGTAGATCGTCGGGTTGGCGAAGCCGATCGCCTTGCCGCCGCGGGCCTCCTGGGCCAGGGCCTGGATGGCCGCGATGGTCGGCGCGGCCAGCGACGTGCCGCCGATGCGGTACTCGCTGTACTGCTGCGAGCCGTCCGGGAAGGTCTGCGTCTGGCCGACCAGGAAGCCGGTGTTCGGGTCGGCGATGGCCGCGATGTCCGGGACGACACGGTTGCCGGAGGCGTTGTTCGCCTGCGACAGCCCGTCCGGGACGACGCCCTTCTGGTAGTACGGCTCGGCGACCGTCTTGCTGGTGCCGCCGCCCGCGCCCGAGGTGAACGCGCCGGGGAAGTTCGTCCAGCTCTTGCCGTCCGCCGACAGGGTCGCCTTCTCGGTGCCCCAGCCGGTCTCCCACAGGTACTTGTCGCCCTTGCCGACCGCCAGGGACGTACCGCCGACCGCGGTCACCCAGGCCGAGTTGGCCGGGGTGTCGACCTGCTTCGTACCGGTGTTGGCGACCTCGTCACCGTTGTCGCCGGAGGAGAAGTAGAAGCCGATGCCCTGCACCGCGCCCAGCTGGAAGACCTGGTCGTAGGCCGCGGCCAGGTCCGGAGTCTGGTTGGACTCCACGTCGCCCCAGGAGTTGGAGACGATGTCGGCCAGGTGGTTGTCCACGACCTTGCTGAGCGAGTCGAGCAGGTCGTCGTCGTAGCAGGAGGCGGCGCCCACGTAGGTGACGTCCGCGTTCGGCGCGACCGCGTGCACGGCCTCGACGTCGAGGGTCTCCTCGCCGTACCAGCCCGCGGCCTTGCACTCCTTGACCTTGGTGTAGTTGTTCGGCAGCACCTGGTGCAGCTGGCTGGTCTTCCAGGCCGCGTCACCGTTCTTCAGCGCGTACGTGCCGGCGTCGTAGGCGATGGTCGGCGAGGCGTAGGCGTCGGTGATGGCGACGCGGACACCCTTGCCGGTGTACGTGCCGGCGCCGTACGCCGCGCGCAGCTGCTTGCCGGTGTAGCCCTTGATCGCGTACGGGATCTTGCCGCCGTACGCGTCCGGCAGCGTGGTGGCGATGTT encodes:
- a CDS encoding BTAD domain-containing putative transcriptional regulator, with product MDPVRFSLLGSTQALRSDGTPVPVGGARLRALLSVLALRAGRAVPVGVLVDEVWGADPPADAAGALQALVGRLRRTLGADAVVSADGGYRLTAAPDDVDLTRFDRLTGEGLAALADGDPAKAAAVLDDALALWHGPALADLPDHSAEAARWETRRLDALRARHTAALALGHAEQALPELTALCDEHPLDEPLQALRLRALRDTGRPAQALAAHEDVRRLLADRLGTDPGPELRALHAELLTAEAPEPPKPEPRPAVGNLPARLTSFVGREADIEAIGADLARARLVTLLGPGGAGKTRLSLEAAEAVRHTVRDGVWLAELAPVDDPEAVPQAVVTAIGARETVLHGAGVEGMRAVADRHDEPLERLLEHCARRRMLIILDNCEHVVEAAAELVDRLLSRCPGLVVLATSREPLGVPGELLRPVEPLPEPVALRLLAERGAAARPGFRTEDDPEGCAEICRRLDGLPLAIELAAARLRMLTPGQIAARLDDRFRLLTSGSRTVLPRQQTLRAVVDWSWDLLDADERDVLARLSVFAGGCDLAAAEAVCGPFALDALGSLVDKSLVVAVPSSDGEMRYRLLETVAEYAAERLAESGRRSEAERAHLTYYRELARATDPLLRGPEQRTAIDRFQLEYENLRTALRHAVTLGDEQEALCLVLSLLWFWQMRDQRIETRNWCREVMALGPDPFAAPARPARPVPERCTDAPPPYGGEVLAEARRGVHLAHLACMETELEAWQTPEAQAKLRVISEVYEPGLPQTCRAPGMLWFFAEMLTGGMDRLRTIIDATVETCRNTPGFEWELACALQMRAGLLANRTAWAGDASRDADEALEIYRRLGDAWGTAEALSARGEAHERKGAYAAAAADYQAAIAYAERLGARAQMAILRARLGSVLMEQGELERGEQMLRDVIASQDGALNEAMPFARLFLACWLGLDGRTGEAREQLRLLREEFKIAHFVVFDAMILVQEAWLDALDRLADPALARVRQALRLAMDPLSEAISPHLPSVCLTVAAMALAERGEAGAVAGARCLGAADAVTPPGHVVSGVERRVHDLTEARIRERLDAAAYAAAYAEGGGLSLAEATALV
- a CDS encoding ABC transporter permease; this translates as MSATTMTISLTTDADVRIPLRGHLRHTGALIRRNLLWIRQDPESMFDALFMPIVFTLLFVYVFGGSIGQALGGGQDQYVQYVIPGMLAMMSMTLSQGVGTGFSQDFNSGVMDRFRTLPIGRGSVLFAKIAVELGRMLFATVILMVVSALVGFHIHHWAGLFATVGLSALFASSIMWVFLTLGVMLKNAQSVQGVGFLVLFPLQFGSSIFAPTNSMPGWLRHFTDYNPLSTLADAARGLMIGGPVAHDLWVTVGWSVAITAVMGPIAIHKFRTKS
- a CDS encoding ATP-binding cassette domain-containing protein, with translation MTRIDDNPVGESRAVTVRGLVKHYGETKALDGVDLDVREGTVMGVLGPNGAGKTTLVRILSTLITPDAGRATVAGYDVVRQPRQLRRVIGLTGQYASVDEKLPGWENLYMIGRLLDLPRKDARARADELLERFSLTEAAKRPASTYSGGMRRRLDLAASMIGRPAVLYLDEPTTGLDPRTRNEVWDEVKAMVGDGVTVLLTTQYMEEAEQLASELTVVDRGKVIAGGGIEELKAKVGGRTLRVRPLDPAELRPLAAMLDELGITGLATTTVDPETGSLLVPVLSDEQLTAVVGAVTARGITISSITTELPSLDEVFLSLTGHRAGTPQQTTPADSREEVAV
- the panB gene encoding 3-methyl-2-oxobutanoate hydroxymethyltransferase; protein product: MTQLSAAQTRPTDGSKALYGGKGTRRITVRDIALAKERGEKWPMLTAYDAMTASVFDEAGIPVILVGDSAGNCHLGYETTVPVTLDEMTMLSAAVVRGTQRALIVGDLPFGSYQEGPVQALRSATRLVKEAGVGAVKLEGGERSHEQIRLLVESGIPVMAHIGLTPQSVNAMGYRVQGRGEEAAQQLLRDAKAVQDAGAFAVVLELVPAELAAEVTRVLHIPTVGIGAGPETDAQVLVWTDMLGLTSGRVPKFVKKYADLREVMSNAVKEFAEDVVGGTFPLEEHSVH